A single window of Nicotiana tomentosiformis chromosome 1, ASM39032v3, whole genome shotgun sequence DNA harbors:
- the LOC104104744 gene encoding ras-related protein RABA2a-like, with protein sequence MARRTEEEYDYLFKIVLIGDSGVGKSNLLSRFTRNEFLLESKSTIGVEFATRTLQVEGRTVKAQIWDTAGQERYRAITSAYYRGALGALLVYDGTKPTTFENVSRWLKELRDHADSNIVIMLIGNKTDLKHLRAVDTEDAQSFAEKEGLSFIETSALEATNVEKAFQTILSEIYRIISKKPLSSEEPATANIKEGKTLVVGAEEPAPKKACCSSS encoded by the exons ATGGCGAGAAGAACGGAAGAGGAGTACGATTACTTGTTTAAAATTGTATTAATCGGCGATTCAGGAGTTGGCAAATCCAACTTGCTTTCTCGATTCACCAGAAATGAGTTCCTTTTAGAGTCCAAATCCACTATCGGCGTTGAATTCGCCACTCGTACTCTCCAG GTCGAGGGAAGAACCGTCAAGGCTCAGATCTGGGACACAGCTGGACAGGAAAGATACAGAGCCATTACAAGTGCTTACTATAGGGGTGCTCTTGGGGCTCTTCTGGTATATGATGGGACAAAACCAACTACCTTCGAGAATGTTAGTCGGTGGTTGAAGGAACTGAGGGATCATGCAGATTCGAACATTGTGATTATGCTCATTGGAAACAAAACGGATCTTAAGCATCTTCGAGCTGTTGATACAGAGGATGCTCAAAGCTTTGCTGAAAAAGAAGGCCTTTCTTTCATTGAAACATCTGCATTGGAGGCAACGAATGTAGAGAAGGCTTTCCAGACGATTCTTTCAGAAATCTATCGGATAATAAGTAAGAAGCCACTTTCTTCCGAGGAACCAGCAACTGCTAACATCAAAGAAGGGAAGACTCTTGTTGTTGGGGCAGAGGAGCCTGCCCCCAAGAAGGCATGTTGCTCTTCATCTTGA
- the LOC104104745 gene encoding ras-related protein RABD1 produces MSNEYDYLFKLLLIGDSSVGKSCLLLRFADDSYVDSYISTIGVDFKIRTVELDGKTIKLQIWDTAGQERFRTITSSYYRGAHGIIIVYDVTEMESFNNVKQWLNEIDRYANESVCKLLVGNKCDLVENKVVDTQTGKALADELGIPFLETSAKDSINVEQAFLTMAGEIKKKMGNQPAGAKKTGSTVQIKGQPIEQKSNCCG; encoded by the exons ATGAGCAACGAATA CGATTACTTGTTCAAGCTGTTATTAATCGGCGATTCTTCTGTCGGCAAATCGTGTCTTCTTCTCAGATTCGCC GATGATTCGTATGTGGACAGTTACATTAGCACCATCGGTGTTGATTTC AAAATTAGAACGGTGGAGCTGGATGGAAAGACAATCAAGCTGCAAATT TGGGATACTGCAGGCCAGGAGCGGTTCCGCACTATAACAAGTAGTTACTATCGGGGAGCACATGGGAttatt ATTGTTTATGATGTAACGGAAATGGAGAGCTTCAACAATGTCAAGCAATGGTTGAATGAAATTGACAGATACGCAAATGAGAGTGTTTGCAAGCTTCTGGTGGGAAACAAATGTGATTTGGTAGAAAACAAGGTTGTGGACACACAGACGGGAAAG GCTTTGGCAGATGAGCTAGGTATCCCTTTCCTTGAGACGAGTGCAAAAGACTCCATTAACGTGGAGCAGGCTTTCTTAACGATGGCGGGAGAGATCAAGAAAAA AATGGGTAATCAACCAGCTGGAGCCAAGAAGACAGGTAGTACTGTTCAAATCAAAGGACAACCAATTGAGCAGAAGAGCAACTGCTGTGGCTAA
- the LOC104104746 gene encoding glucuronoxylan 4-O-methyltransferase 1-like translates to MKTKTQSSLSLKLLVISVFIAFLLLFVLRSRLTSSGENTSLLLSASSISHAFLPTSCSSTKCNNKIPSSVAKSLIHYATSNTTPQQKLDEISITSNILDKKSPCNFLVFGLGHDSLMWHTLNFGGRTIFLDEDVIWIEKIKKKFPMLESYHVTYDSKVKEANVLMEAGKKPDCTAIADPRYSKCQLALKGLPNEIYDIKWDLIMVDAPTGFHENAPGRMTAIYTAGMMARNKENGETHVFVHDVHRNIEDKFSKAFLCDGYMKKQVGKLRHFTIPSHKNNLDMPFCP, encoded by the coding sequence ATGAAAACTAAAACACAGAGTTCACTTAGCCTAAAGCTTCTTGTCATAAGCGTTTTCATCGCTTTCTTACTTTTATTTGTGTTGAGATCAAGATTAACATCTTCTGGTGAAAATACATCATTATTATTATCTGCTTCTTCAATTTCCCATGCTTTTTTACCAACAAGTTGTTCATCAACAAAATGTAACAACAAGATCCCATCTTCAGTAGCCAAATCTCTCATTCACTACGCAACCTCAAACACCACCCCTCAACAAAAACTCGACGAGATATCAATAACATCCAACATTTTAGACAAGAAATCTCCTTGCAATTTCCTTGTCTTTGGTCTTGGCCATGACAGTCTAATGTGGCACACACTCAACTTTGGAGGACGAACTATCTTCCTCGACGAAGATGTGATTTGGATTGAAAAAATCAAGAAGAAATTTCCCATGTTAGAGTCTTATCATGTTACATATGATAGTAAAGTGAAAGAAGCAAATGTCTTAATGGAAGCAGGGAAAAAACCAGACTGCACAGCTATAGCTGATCCTAGATATTCTAAGTGTCAACTTGCTTTAAAAGGGTTGCCTAATGAAATTTATGATATAAAATGGGATTTAATAATGGTTGATGCTCCAACAGGTTTTCATGAGAATGCACCAGGGAGAATGACTGCAATTTATACAGCAGGAATGATGGCAAGGAATAAAGAAAATGGAGAAACTCATGTGTTTGTGCATGATGTGCATAGGAATATAGAGGACAAGTTTTCTAAAGCATTTTTGTGTGATGGATATATGAAGAAACAAGTGGGGAAGTTGAGGCATTTCACTATCCCTAGTCATAAGAACAACTTGGATATGCCCTTTTGCCCCTAG
- the LOC104104749 gene encoding glucuronoxylan 4-O-methyltransferase 1, with protein MRPKTQSSLSLKLLLICVFIAFLLLFVLRSRLVSSNESTTSSSVSSISHALLPRSSSSSEDKKTRTCSSPQCNKIPSSVAKSLIHYTTSTITPQQTLKEISVTSKILDKKSPCNFLVFGLGHDSLMWHTLNFGGRTIFLEEDETWIEQIKKRFPMLESYHVTYDSKVNEANVLIEAGKGPECTAIADPRYSMCQLALKGLPSEIYDMKWDLIMVDAPTGYYEDAPGRMTAIYTAGMMARNRENGETHVFVHDVNRNIEDKFSREFLCDGYMKKQVGRLRHFTIPSHKSNLDMPFCP; from the coding sequence ATGAGACCTAAAACACAGAGTTCACTTAGCCTAAAGCTTCTTCTCATATGTGTTTTCATAGCTTTCTTACTTCTATTTGTGTTGAGATCAAGATTAGTATCTTCCAACGAAAGTACAACTTCATCTTCTGTTTCTTCAATTTCTCATGCTCTTTTACCAAGATCCTCATCTTCGTCCGAAGACAAGAAAACAAGAACTTGCTCATCACCACAATGTAATAAAATCCCATCTTCAGTAGCCAAATCCCTCATTCACTACACAACCTCAACCATCACCCCTCAACAAACACTCAAAGAGATATCAGTAACATCCAAGATTTTAGACAAGAAATCTCCTTGCAATTTCCTTGTCTTCGGTCTTGGCCATGACAGCCTAATGTGGCACACACTCAACTTTGGAGGGCGAACCATCTTCCTCGAAGAAGATGAAACTTGGATAGAGCAAATCAAGAAGAGATTTCCCATGTTAGAGTCTTATCATGTTACATATGATAGTAAAGTGAATGAAGCAAATGTTTTAATAGAAGCAGGGAAAGGACCAGAGTGTACAGCTATAGCTGATCCTAGATATTCGATGTGCCAACTTGCCTTAAAAGGATTGCCTAGTGAAATTTATGATATGAAGTGGGATTTAATAATGGTGGATGCTCCAACAGGCTATTATGAGGATGCACCAGGGAGAATGACTGCGATATATACAGCAGGAATGATGGCAAGGAATAGAGAAAATGGAGAAACTCATGTGTTTGTGCATGATGTCAATAGGAATATAGAGGACAAGTTTTCTAGGGAATTTTTGTGTGATGGATATATGAAGAAACAAGTTGGGAGATTAAGGCATTTTACTATCCCTAGTCATAAGAGCAACTTAGATATGCCCTTCTGCCCTTag